In the Raphanus sativus cultivar WK10039 unplaced genomic scaffold, ASM80110v3 Scaffold4148, whole genome shotgun sequence genome, GAGCTAGAGATGGGTGTGAGATTTTTATAATAGTAACAACTCTTTCCACTCTTCaaattgttttgttcttttatgtGCGGCATACAACAAATAGAGAATATTTGAGATCAATTAGTTATTTGACGAATCAAACTTACAAACGAACAACCACCCTTGAATATTATCGGCTATACATAGTGGTGACAAGATCTTTCATCTTGCTTGTAGttgtatagaatatatatatttagtttgatAAATGATCTATCATTATACATTACATGTTCTTGTGTTGAGCAAATTCATTTTCTGTCGGTAATTATGGTTTACGTTTTCTTCGGCTTGTCTATTATTTAGGAGAGCTAATATTACTAAATATCCAGCTTGATCTTGTTGATATCTGTTTCCAGCAACTAATTTATACGTATTTTATAGATATGTATATTCAAAATTAGATACGAATAATTACATTTGCATATTTGTGATTACAGGCAGATTCAGATTCTTAGACTTAGTTAGCATATTTGTCATAATCTTttcatttttacatatttaactATACCCTGtattttttactaatatattctGTAGAACtgtgataattaaaaaaattaaaacgacTTTGTTTTCAGATAACTCGCGAAATAGAGGTGAAAGCCCCAACACATCATCATGACAGTCGATCTTAAATCAGGTTTTGTATAGTTTTGGTCGGTAATGCATTGTCAGGTATGGGCGGTGACAGTAAACGCgttttataaacaaaatcatttttttttgtcaacatactaaacaaaatcatttttaattggGTTACTATTTATTTCTACCGTTGTGtaatatttattcaacttgCTCTAATTTTAATCACTCGTCTACTTCTTCTATTTTAGTTAGGCCATTCCTAGGGGTGAGAATCTTGTTTAGTTTTGGGGTTAGTTTGGATTCAGTTAGATTTGGTTATAGTCTATAGTCAATGAAATTAGTTCGGTTAGGATAGGGCTTGGTTCAGTTTGTGTTCTATTTAATTTGAGCTTGGTTTGATTTGTGTCCAGTTTAGCTCAATCAAgctgtttttagttttgttatagtttgattaaagaaaaatcaatttatGAGACATAAAACAATTCATCATTTGATCATCAAATTATTAACTTTTCAAACATACAatcaaatattacattaaagtataaattcaataattaaattattatatacaaaCCTAGTATATTAATCGTAAGTCATTTTTTCGGTAAAATAGGTCAATTTTGTTTTCGATGACAATGAAAACAAatcatattcttttcttttgttgttagTTGTATTTTCTATAGaagtaaaatgtataaaattatatttagttatttaagttAGATGGTTAATTATCCTTAAAGTTaatattactaatatatttaggtaatttaataaaataagcgTATTGGTTTTTCCATTCGGTTCAATTTGAAACCAATCCAGACCAAACTGTTTGATTGATAGAACTTTTGACCGAATGGTTTGGGGTGATCTGGGTTTGACtggtttggtttgtttcttcTGTCCACACAAACTTTTTTCAAATGGAAAAAGATAGTGAGGTATTTAgcttaaatatacttaaaagaTATGTTTAGATTTGTGTAAGATTAGCCAAATcttagtttatataaaaaaatcataaaactaaaacaacaaatgaagcagtattttgaatatttttagtgcCAAAATCTTGAATGTTTAAGCTCGTAATGACAATAATAATAACTGATAGATTATTAGATACGTCAAGTAAAAAACGGAAGTTGTCTCTCAAATGTGGAGACAAAATTTCTAaggaaaaaatgtatatatacatcCCACAGACCTCAAGCATCTACATTCCACATCTCACTCTTCACCAACTAACCAAACCCTAATTCAACATCTCTTTCTCCAACAACCAATCTCTTATTCTTCATTGGTCATCTCtcattagaaacaaaaaaaaaatcttttgtatatacaaaaaatgAAACAGTTGTCGACAAAAGTGACAAGCAATGCTCATGGACAAGACTCTTCCTACTTCTTGGGATGGGAAGAATACGAGAAGAACCCTTACGACGAAATCAAGAACCCTAATGGGATTATTCAAATGGGTCTTGCCGAAAATCAGGTAAATATATAACTTCAAGTTTTTAACCAATCGACAAATCATTACTCAATATTTTTTGGTActtaatatatgattttctttGTATGCAGCTATGTTTTGATCTCATAGAGACATGGTTAGCTAAGAATCCGGACGCAGCCGCTCTCAAGAAGGACGGCCAATCCATTTTCAAAGAACTTGCTCTCTTCCAAGACTATCATGGCCTACCCGAATTCAAGAAGGTAATTAAGTAACTAAAATGGTACCCCCTCATatttccaatatatatataaaacttaagACACAATTAATCTAATATGGTTTACCTGTCCACAGGCTTTGGCAGAGTTTATGGAGGAAATAAGAGGTAATAGAGTAACATTTGATCCAAGCAAGATTGTCCTAGCTGCTGGTTCAACCTCTGCCAACGAAACTCTCATGTTTTGTCTAGCGGAAACCGGCGATGCTTTTCTTTTACCCACTCCTTACTATCCAGGGTAATTTCCAAACCCTAATTATGTTGGTTAAATCTTTACTTGACTCCCAAGAAACATGAGCTGACATTTGATTCGCTTTATGTGTACAGATTTGATAGGGATTTGAAATGGAGAACGGGAGCAGAGATCGTACCGATTCATTGCTCGAGCTCTAATGGGTTCCAAATAACAGAATCAGCTCTTCAACAAGCTTATCAACAAGCTCAGAAGCTTGATCTTAAAGTCAAAGGAGTTCTTGTTACCAACCCATCTAACCCACTTGGCACAATGTTGACCAGAAGAGAACTTAACCTTCTCGTTGACTTCATAACTTCCAAAGACATTCATCTCATAAGCGACGAGATCTATTCAGGTACAGTTTTTGGGTTTGAACAATTCGTTAGTGTCATGGATGTCTTAAAAGACAAGAAACTCGAGAACAGTGAAGTCTCCAAACGAGTTCATGTCGTTTACAGTCTTTCCAAAGATCTCGGTTTACCTGGTTTTCGCGTTGGAGCAATATACTCCAACGACGAAATAGTTGTTTCGGCTGCGACAAAGATGTCGAGTTTCGGCCTCGTTTCTTCCCAAACACAATACCTTCTCTCTGCATTGCTTTCCGACAAGAAGTTCACAGGAACATACCTCAACGAGAACCAGAAAAGACTCAAGATTCGTCAAAAGCAACTCGTGTCTGGTCTTGAAGCTGCAGGGGTTACTTGTCTTAAAAGCAACGCTGGTTTGTTTTGCTGGGTCGACATGAGACATCTCTTGGACACAAACACATTCGAAGCAGAGCTTGAGCTATGGAAAAAGATTGTATACGAAGTGAAACTTAACATTTCACCCGGTTCATCGTGTCATTGTACTGAACCGGGTTGGTTTAGGGTGTGTTTCGCTAACATGAGTGAAGAGACACTCGATTTGGCGATGAAAAGGCTCAAAGAATACGTGGAGTCAACTGATAGTAGGAGAGTGATGTCAAAGAGCAGCCATGAGAGGATCAAGAAATTGAGGAAGAGGACTGTCTCTAACTGGGTTTTCCGGGTGTCATGGACCGACCGTGTACCCGATGAACGATGAAATTAATTCATCGTCCCATGTTTAAGGCACACAAAtcttcatatttatataaataattcgctttttaatattttggaaaatgtaacattttccaaaatatttacATCACTATATTCTTTCTCATTtcatataactatattttattttattaatcatatgTGTGTGGTTCTTTGAGAGCCTGttgcaatttttttcttttggatgaGTGTTACTAGTTAAGTGCACTGGATCCAGATTTGTATTTGCAATggctatttatatatatattcctctTGTAATGTCAGCGAAAGCTGGCAAGCTGCGCGTGTATTGTAAGAGATAAGTACATCTCATAGTTTCTTAAGTTTGATATCTTTTGCATTATATAAATGTTGGCTATGAATTTACTCACTTTGATTTACTTCATTTCGAACCTTTTCCACATTTATTAAGTTAAGTTGGTATATATTTTCACGTATAAATAATACATGAATACGTGTAATACTTTCTCATTTTGATACATTCTCATTTGCCTCCAGTGATCATTAACTAACGCAGGTTAGAACATATaccattataaatttataacctTATAAAATTGGTAACTTGCATCTTTAAATAGTCCTAAATAATGAAATTGTAATGCCGGTTAACGAAAGCAGAGGAAGCGGATGAATTTATTCAAATACTCAGATTTAGTGATTGATCAACTTAATGTCCAATGGAACCAAACATGTACTAAAAATGATTGTTTTTGAAAGCCATGGATAGTAAGGATAGTAAAACGAAACATAAACAGTCTTAgaatttgaaaaacaaaacacatgaCTGATTTTAATTATCTTAAAAAATCCGGTTATAAGGTATAGTGGCTTTAGGCCATAAAATCCCACCTAACATGATTTTCGTTAATTGCATTTTTTTAATGACATGCTATATTGTGGTATGTTAGGTCGATCTTAGGTAACAATTGTTAGAAACTTACATACACTACATAACATTCAATCATTCTGTTTCTTTCGGTTGGGGAAACCTATATATAATGGTATAGTCATTGCGCAAGAATATAATTTCTGATTAGTAGTTATTTCATTTTGTCAACTTCttaataatagcaatttaataaaattcaaaaaaaataccaATCGAGAAACTATCAAATATCCTAGTCTATTGTTATCGGTTAATCATTTTTTGACAACATCGGTTAATCATATACCGGTCGAAGATTATGACACTAACTATGTAGAATTTCAAACATGATATAACTAATACgataaacaataaatattactttttcAGAATATTCTCAAGAAGAAATTGTTCGAAATCCCATGTGCGTTGTTGGTACTTCGAcgaaagaaataatcaaaatcatacaaaataaaagataatgtCACTTGTCAATTTTCTATGAAAACAAATCTAACAACACATCTAATATCGATTTTGTTCCCTATTGTATGAAACGCGGAGAAACCGCATGTAACCACAGAAAAATCATTACATGTGAGGAGCATTACTTTGGTCGTCGACCCATATAACATAAGGTATTCTCCAggtaaaaaagaataataaagaCACGTTAAAATGATTTTGAGAATTTTGGTTGATATtcgtatgtttttttttttttatattcgtATGTTTAGAGAAATTTGCAATCAATGATGTTCTTAATTGCATACGACCCATCCAGAACTTGTCGTCTCTTTTATCGACCATACGTATGGTCTTACTCAAgtaaaaaactattaaatttttgagATTTGTGAGTTGGTCTCGATAAGATTTAGATCACAAATATCTATAACAAATCACAATCTGGTCGGTTGTTTTTATAACGATAGAACATGTTCGTAGATTCACATATGGGGGATTATCTCCCGTCATTGTTTGACATTTGTCCAAATTCTTACTAGTATAAGTTTCacttttgaaaagaaataaaaaagagaaagaaagaaacaaattaacat is a window encoding:
- the LOC130507193 gene encoding 1-aminocyclopropane-1-carboxylate synthase 9-like encodes the protein MKQLSTKVTSNAHGQDSSYFLGWEEYEKNPYDEIKNPNGIIQMGLAENQLCFDLIETWLAKNPDAAALKKDGQSIFKELALFQDYHGLPEFKKALAEFMEEIRGNRVTFDPSKIVLAAGSTSANETLMFCLAETGDAFLLPTPYYPGFDRDLKWRTGAEIVPIHCSSSNGFQITESALQQAYQQAQKLDLKVKGVLVTNPSNPLGTMLTRRELNLLVDFITSKDIHLISDEIYSGTVFGFEQFVSVMDVLKDKKLENSEVSKRVHVVYSLSKDLGLPGFRVGAIYSNDEIVVSAATKMSSFGLVSSQTQYLLSALLSDKKFTGTYLNENQKRLKIRQKQLVSGLEAAGVTCLKSNAGLFCWVDMRHLLDTNTFEAELELWKKIVYEVKLNISPGSSCHCTEPGWFRVCFANMSEETLDLAMKRLKEYVESTDSRRVMSKSSHERIKKLRKRTVSNWVFRVSWTDRVPDER